tcactcattaagtccatgcctcagagactgcaagctgttataaaagccagaggtggtgcaacaaaatactagtgatgtgttggagtgttcttttgtttttcatggttccataatttttgcctcagaattgagtgattccatattttttccctctgcttggtctaaaaaaagtaaccgttactgactgccacaactttttttcctgatttcttatagtgtttcttaaagccagaaagttgccatttgaaatgactttagatttgtgtcatgtctgatctgcttttttctacaaaattaaacaactgaatgaacatcctccgaggccggtgattccataatttttgccaggggttgtataatcagaagattcagagaatctggagaactttctacatgtaagaagcaaggctgaaaaccaacattgaatgcctgtgacctttgattcctcaggagccactgcattaaaaaccgacatcattgtgtaaaggatcttaccgcgtgggctcaggaacacttcagaaaaccactgtcagttaacacagttcatctctacatctacaagtgcaagttaaaactctaccaagcaaagcgaaagccacacatcaacaacatccagaaacgctgccttctctgggcccgagttcatctgaaatggacagatgcaaagtgtaaaagtgtgctgtggtctgatgagtccacatttaaaattgtttttggaaatcatggacgtcatgtcctctggacaaaacaggacaagaccatccagactgttaccagcgcaaagttcacaagacagcatctgtgatggtatggggtgtgttagtgcccacggcatgagcaacttacacatctgtgatggcaccatcaatgttgaaaggtacatccaggttttggagcaacacatgctgccatccaagcaatgtctttttcagggacgtccctgcttatgtcagcaagacaatgccaagccacattctgcacgtgttacaacagcatggcttcatcgtaaaagagtgcaggtactagaccggcctgcctgcagtctagatctgttgcccactgaaaatgtgtggcgcattatgacgcGCAAAATACGATAAtggacccggactgttgaacaactgatgtcgcacatcaagcaagaatgggaaagaattccacctacaaaacttcaacacttaatgtcctcagttcccaaaggcttattgagtgttgttagaaggaaaggtgatgtaacacagtggtaaacataccactgtcccagcttttttgaaatgtgttgcaggcatccatttcaaaatgagcaaatatttgcacaaaaacaataaagtttatcagtttgaacattaaatatcttgtctttgtggtgtattcaattgaatataggttgaagaggatctgcaaatcattgtattctgtttttatttacattttacacaacgtcccaacttcattggaattggggttgtaccaacaCTGCCTGAGGAGCACCCTCCACATGGTTCATTTGGTAAAAGTTTGTTTCTGAAGAAAACAATATGAGTAAACAGGACAACTGTCCATGCAGTCACAAAAATCCAGTGTAAACTCACAATAATACGAGCAACCTACTTGTAATTGTTGGCATGCTGGTGGTACACGGTACACCTTCTGAAGAAATACAGTGTAAAAATATGTATATTTTTCTCAAACATAGAAGTTCATGTTAACCCTACACCAGGCTTAGAATTTAGTGCAGTGAGTTTATCACCATTGCCCTGCATAGATCTtacatttttgttacatttttttttcccgtcTGTCTTGCCTGCTCTCTGTATGCTCCAAAAGTAGAAGTTGAATTATCATCTGAAGTTTACAGAATGAGTAGCACCAGTggataaatagtccctacagcaAATTAATGACCAGCAACCTACGCTGTAAATACAGTTGTTGCCGTTGTTACAAATGTGTTAAACACTACACAATTTGAATTTAAAAGAAACAGTTTGTGTTGATGTGGAGCTCTAACACAGCTGCCATGTTCATTCAAGTTATTCTTCAACATTTGTGGAACTCAAGAATTTTCTATGTACAATGCAACTGTGAAAGGTGAGTGGAGAAATAAGAAGCTTGATTGGTAAAAATGTTAATATGTCTGGGGttgtgaaaaaaattaatttgctctTTAACAATATGTAACGTAAAGCATTTACTATCATATTTGGGGACAGGTGGCAATCAACTGTCTACAACTGATTTAAAATTATTTCAGCCAACTATGGAATCAATTAGGCTAACAGTACAGATGAAGGCACACTATGCAACTCATTGGGACCTCCTGAGCTGACAGAAAACCTTCATCATTCCATCCTCAACTCCTTGTAATGACTGGCACAATCACTCTTGAGCTGGATCAGTAAAATTCATCATTCATGTTTCCTTTACTTCTTTCCATCAATCTGATTGTCAGCGTCCCAGACTTTATAATACCAGTGTTCAAGCCATCACTGAAACATCGAAACTGCATCATAAATAGACTGGCAttttaaaaacaatttcaaaaGGTGTGGTGGCCATGTCTTAAGTGATTAACGCAATAACCCTGAAAATCATTAGGCTCCacttaaaaaaatacagaaactgtCAGAGTACATTATGACTTCATCAATGAACTGCACTACTTGTGTGGTACTGATGTCTTCAATGAAATCAAAGATAAAATCTTCATGTCCTGCCACATTACTCTATCCCTTCTGTTCTTTTCCTCAGCCATTTCTAACCTCACCCactactaccccccccccccccccatcgttTTCTTCACTCTCCTTCTCCACCTTACTCCAACTCCCCACCTTGTACTGTATATGTGGCGCACACCACTGCAGTCGCAGAGCCACATTAGTCAGCCCAGAGACTGATCTGAAGCCAACATAATAATGCATGTATCATGTAAATCCATGTCCTTCCCATATGCCTAAAAATAGCAGCCTTACTGCACAATGTAATAAAATTAACAACCGATATGAAGTGCTGTACGACACCTTTATGCAGTATCTTTCACACAGTGAGCTGACACTGCTGAAAGCATGAATGCATACTGTGCACGAACATGCTCTGGtacataatcacagaaaaacccagcaTGAAGCAGACATATACAAACAAGAACATGCAAATGAATCAAAACGTGAGATCAAATGATGTGAATGACATTCATTTCATAAAACTGCCACAAATATTGCAAAGACATATGAAAAGCAAACTTACCTGGAAGGGGAAGATGTTGTCACTGCGACCAACACCATCATCCATCCAGGACTTGGGATTAAAGCCTGCAGGACTGTTTCGGGGGTACTTCTGGGATGCAACGTGGTTATTGGGGAAGGTCTTCTTCAGTGGAGAGATTGAGTTTATGGGGGTCATACCACCATTCAGCCCTCGGCGATATTCTCTGCCCTGAGACCCACTCCATCCACCGCCACCACTGCCATAGCCTCCTGGGCTCCAGGAGGTAGAGGAGCCAGGGGAAGGAGAGGGGCTCTGGTAGCTGGCTGGACCCCAGGGGGAAGGTGGCTTATTTAAGGTATTGGACAAGTGTGGCAACTGGCTGAAGGCTGCATTCCTGTGTGAAAAGGGTGGTGGAGGGTGAGGAGAGGCTGGGGACCGCCGATGCTGCTGGTGTTGGTTGTGGGGGTGCTGGAAGTGTGGGTGTGGTGGGGGAGGTGGATGGTGCTGGGACAAGGCAGCCGCTGGACCAATCTGGGGTGAGAAGTTCCCCCCGAACCCTGGGCTAACATGGTGTGAGAAGTTCTGGAACAGCAGAGGGCCATTGTTGGCAGAGGCTGGATTAAAGAAGCTAACGTCCTCATTGATTATCGTGGATGGGGCCGGTGGAATGGCTGCAGACCAGTTAAAACCAGTAAGGGATGACGAGGTCGTACTAGACTGAACTGCAGTCCCCCCAAGACCAGAGGTCTCCTGGTAATCAAAGCCTGTCAGGACTGGAGACTCAAGACGTAGCTGTTTCTCTTTACCATTAGTTCCTTCAGATGTGCCATTGTCTGTTTTGACTTCCTCTGATCGGGATTTTTCCAGTTCTGAAATGATCCCAACACCACTCCCACTCTCCTGATGACTCCCAGGGGACAATTGCTGTTGCTTTTCTTGAGTTTCTTGCATTTCCTGTTGCTGCTGTGCTTTGGGCTTGTCTGAACCCCCCAGGATTTCGTCTTGGACACTGTTGTGGGTGGCAGAGGCAGAAAACAGCCAAGGAGAGCCTCCTGTGGTGCCATTCCCTGCGACTGTAGTGTTATTTATAAAAGCAGGAGGGCTCTGCGACACATTCTGGTGGTGGTGCGGGGGCTGCAGATGCGGGTGGATTCGGACCGGGAAAGCAGACTTGTTGCCAGTATTGTTTTGAACTAGGACTCCAAACCCGTAATCCCCCATTTGTTTTCTCACCCACACTCACAAATGCTATCCCGTGATCGGTTGCTCCTATTGAAAAAGGAGAACACAGCATGACATGCACCGAGTTAGCATTCGAACTATCTCCCCGCAATTTAAATTAAGAGGCGTCAAAACAAC
This genomic window from Thalassophryne amazonica chromosome 9, fThaAma1.1, whole genome shotgun sequence contains:
- the cpeb4b gene encoding cytoplasmic polyadenylation element-binding protein 4b isoform X2; the encoded protein is MGDYGFGVLVQNNTGNKSAFPVRIHPHLQPPHHHQNVSQSPPAFINNTTVAGNGTTGGSPWLFSASATHNSVQDEILGGSDKPKAQQQQEMQETQEKQQQLSPGSHQESGSGVGIISELEKSRSEEVKTDNGTSEGTNGKEKQLRLESPVLTGFDYQETSGLGGTAVQSSTTSSSLTGFNWSAAIPPAPSTIINEDVSFFNPASANNGPLLFQNFSHHVSPGFGGNFSPQIGPAAALSQHHPPPPPHPHFQHPHNQHQQHRRSPASPHPPPPFSHRNAAFSQLPHLSNTLNKPPSPWGPASYQSPSPSPGSSTSWSPGGYGSGGGGWSGSQGREYRRGLNGGMTPINSISPLKKTFPNNHVASQKYPRNSPAGFNPKSWMDDGVGRSDNIFPFQERTRSFDGFNMNTLESSLIDIMRAEQDTLKGRLGFPHPGGDSPLPLNGHSSLFPMEDGFPDDDRGDQGLAGLGSPHCFPHQNGERVERYSRKVFVGGLPPDIDEDEITASFRRFGHLFVDWPHKAESKSYFPPKGYAFLLFQDESSVQALIDACIEEDGKLYLCVSSPTIKDKPVQIRPWNLNDSDFVMDGSQPLDPRKTIFVGGVPRPLRAVELAMIMDRLYGGVCYAGIDTDPELKYPKGAGRVAFSNQQSYIAAISARFVQLQHGEIDKRVEVKPYVLDDQLCDECQGTRCGGKFAPFFCANVTCLQYYCEYCWAAIHSRAGREFHKPLVKEGGDRPRHISFRWN
- the cpeb4b gene encoding cytoplasmic polyadenylation element-binding protein 4b isoform X1, which translates into the protein MGDYGFGVLVQNNTGNKSAFPVRIHPHLQPPHHHQNVSQSPPAFINNTTVAGNGTTGGSPWLFSASATHNSVQDEILGGSDKPKAQQQQEMQETQEKQQQLSPGSHQESGSGVGIISELEKSRSEEVKTDNGTSEGTNGKEKQLRLESPVLTGFDYQETSGLGGTAVQSSTTSSSLTGFNWSAAIPPAPSTIINEDVSFFNPASANNGPLLFQNFSHHVSPGFGGNFSPQIGPAAALSQHHPPPPPHPHFQHPHNQHQQHRRSPASPHPPPPFSHRNAAFSQLPHLSNTLNKPPSPWGPASYQSPSPSPGSSTSWSPGGYGSGGGGWSGSQGREYRRGLNGGMTPINSISPLKKTFPNNHVASQKYPRNSPAGFNPKSWMDDGVGRSDNIFPFQERTRSFDGFNMNTLESSLIDIMRAEQDTLKGRLGFPHPGGDSPLPLNARNYNRRRGHSSLFPMEDGFPDDDRGDQGLAGLGSPHCFPHQNGERVERYSRKVFVGGLPPDIDEDEITASFRRFGHLFVDWPHKAESKSYFPPKGYAFLLFQDESSVQALIDACIEEDGKLYLCVSSPTIKDKPVQIRPWNLNDSDFVMDGSQPLDPRKTIFVGGVPRPLRAVELAMIMDRLYGGVCYAGIDTDPELKYPKGAGRVAFSNQQSYIAAISARFVQLQHGEIDKRVEVKPYVLDDQLCDECQGTRCGGKFAPFFCANVTCLQYYCEYCWAAIHSRAGREFHKPLVKEGGDRPRHISFRWN